Proteins encoded by one window of Lacipirellulaceae bacterium:
- a CDS encoding GTP-binding protein, translating to MPETSTTRDTDYADALQSVKDAVLRMKGCSDAERKELLADLTELEAMAAKLEAGRVEIVVFGEISTGKSALINAIVGEQKAAVNIRGGWTKDVWQIPWDSSGYEIPGFAGSKVVLVDTPGLNEVDGEERGVLAQRAAERADMVLFVTDSDLNETEYSALVDLAALHKPLLLVLNKTDLYRKEELEDLLSLFRGARLAGIVDPEHVVTAQANPREVEYVIEAADGSTRTEHRKPKPNVSEVTAGIVELLHAEGKSLVALNAAIFAADKSDRMAAIRVKFREEAASKTIWSYATIKSLAVALNPVAVTDVLGGAAVDATMVVNLGKIYGIEVTMNNAKELVTSILKAAGWVMLGEAVVHYTSSFFKAVTFGFSTVASAIPQGAAAGYGSYIVGQAARYYFQHGASWGENAPKQVVSQILDNTDKQSVIERLKDEIRAKIATNEHADQ from the coding sequence GGATGCTGTGCTGCGGATGAAGGGTTGCAGCGATGCGGAGCGGAAGGAGTTGTTGGCCGACCTGACCGAACTGGAAGCGATGGCCGCGAAGCTCGAGGCGGGCCGTGTGGAGATTGTGGTTTTCGGAGAAATCAGCACGGGCAAAAGCGCCTTGATCAATGCAATTGTTGGCGAGCAAAAGGCGGCGGTGAACATTCGTGGCGGTTGGACCAAGGATGTCTGGCAGATTCCTTGGGATTCTTCGGGCTACGAGATCCCTGGCTTTGCCGGCTCGAAGGTTGTACTTGTCGATACGCCCGGCTTGAATGAAGTCGATGGAGAAGAGCGTGGCGTGCTCGCGCAACGTGCGGCTGAGCGGGCGGACATGGTGCTATTCGTCACAGACTCTGATCTCAACGAAACGGAGTATTCGGCGCTCGTCGATTTGGCCGCATTGCACAAGCCGTTGCTCTTGGTGTTGAACAAGACGGACCTGTATCGCAAGGAAGAGCTCGAAGACCTCCTCTCTTTGTTCCGTGGGGCAAGGCTCGCCGGGATTGTTGATCCGGAGCATGTGGTCACAGCACAGGCAAACCCTCGCGAAGTCGAGTACGTGATCGAAGCCGCCGACGGCAGCACCCGGACTGAGCATCGCAAGCCGAAGCCGAATGTCAGCGAGGTGACTGCCGGCATTGTGGAACTGCTCCACGCAGAAGGGAAATCATTGGTGGCGCTCAACGCAGCAATCTTTGCTGCTGACAAGAGCGACCGTATGGCGGCTATCCGGGTGAAGTTCCGGGAAGAGGCGGCTTCGAAAACAATCTGGAGTTACGCGACGATTAAGTCCTTGGCCGTGGCGCTTAACCCGGTGGCGGTGACTGATGTGCTTGGTGGCGCTGCCGTCGATGCCACCATGGTCGTGAACCTGGGAAAAATCTACGGTATCGAAGTCACGATGAACAACGCCAAAGAGCTGGTCACCTCAATTTTGAAGGCGGCAGGGTGGGTGATGCTGGGCGAGGCGGTCGTTCATTACACGTCGTCGTTCTTCAAAGCGGTGACCTTCGGTTTCAGCACGGTTGCTTCAGCGATTCCCCAAGGGGCTGCAGCGGGATACGGCTCGTACATTGTGGGGCAGGCGGCTCGGTACTATTTTCAGCACGGTGCTAGCTGGGGCGAGAACGCCCCCAAACAGGTGGTCAGTCAAATCCTCGATAACACTGACAAGCAGTCGGTGATCGAGCGGCTCAAAGATGAGATCCGGGCTAAAATTGCTACAAATGAGCATGCCGATCAGTGA